The genomic region AACCTCTACATGATCGGCAGGCTGCTCGACCTGTCCCGCAAGGACGCCAGGCACCGCGCGGACGAGCTGCTGGAGCGGTTCTCGCTGACCGAGGCGTCCAAGAAGGCCGCGATGCACTACTCGGGCGGGATGCGCCGCAGGCTCGACCTGGCCGCTTCGATGATCGGCAGCCCGTCGGTGCTCTTCCTCGACGAGCCGACGACCGGCCTCGACCCCCGTACCCGCAACGAGGTCTGGGACGAGGTGCAGCGGATGGTCGCGGAGGGGGCGACCGTGCTCATCACCACCCAGTACATGGAGGAGGCCGAGCAGCTCGCCAACGAGCTGACGGTCATCGACAAGGGCAGGGTCATCGCCAACGGCAAGGTGAACGAGCTGAAGGCCAAGGTGGGCGGGCGCACCCTGCAGATCCAGCCGAGCGACCCCGGACAGCTGCCCGCCATGGCACGCGCCCTGGCCGAGGCCGGCCTCGACGGTGTCGCCGGATCCCAGGCGGTGCCCGACGAGGGCCTGCTCAACGTGCCGATCCTCAGCGACGAGCAACTGACCGCGGTGGTCGGCCTGCTGGCCTCGCGCGGCTTCGGCATCACCAACATCGGTACCCATCTGCCCAGCCTGGACGAGGTGTTCCTGGCCATCACCGGCCAGAAGCCGACGGACACGCAGGACGAGACGAACACGCTGAACCAGGAGGTCACGGTATGAGCACGGCAACGATCGAGAAGCCGGCGCCCGTCACCACGGCCGCGGCGAACTCCGAGGGCCGGATCGGGCTGCGGGGCAATCTCCGGCACATCGGAGCGCTGGCGCGGCGCAACGCGCTGCAGATCAAGGCGGACCCGGAGTCGATGTTCGACGTCCTGCTGATGCCGATCATCTTCACCCTGCTGTTCGTGTTCGTCTTCGGCGGCGCCATCTCGGGCAAGGGCCACCAGACGCAGTACGTCGACTACGTCGTTCCCGGGCTGATGGCGATGATGGGCATGAACATCGCCATGGCCGTCGGCACCGGCGTCAACGACGACTTCAAGAAGGGGGTGATGGACCGGTTCCGCAGTATGCCCATCGCCCGGTCGTCCGTCCTCATCGCGAAGATCGTCGTGGAGATCGGCCGGATGCTGGTCGCCATCACGATCCTGCTGACCGTGGGCTTCATCCTGGGTCTCACCATCCACACCTCGGTGCTCTCGCTCTTCGCGGCGATCGGCCTCTCGCTGGTGTTCGGCGCCTCGCTGATGTGGATCTTCATCCTGCTCGGACTGACTTTGAAGACGGCGCAAGCCGTTCAGGGGATGGCCATGCTGGTCCTGATGCCGCTGCAGTTCGGTTCGTCGATCTTCGCCCCGCCCACCACGATGCCCGGCTGGCTCCAGGCGTTCACCGACTACAACCCGCTCTCCAACCTCGCGGACGCGGCGCGGAACCTGGTGAACGGCGGACCGGTCGCCCACTCCGTGCTGATGACGCTCGGCTGGTCGGTGGCGATCACCGCGATCACCGCGCCGCTGGCGATCCGGAAGTTCCGCAAGAAGACCTGACGGTCACGGCACGGTTCCGGGTTACTCCCCGCGTCGCTCCACCAGGGCGGTGGCCTCCTCGATCGTGAGGCCGCCGCCCTCGGCGTACGCGGTGTCGAAACCCGCGTCCCCCAGGGCGGCGCGGGCCAGCGCCTCGGCCCGCTCCCGGTTCGCGCGCTCCAGGGGCGTCAGGAAGTGACCGGCCGGCAGCTGCGCGTCTGCCACCGCGAGCAGTTGCACGGCCTCCCGGGCCCGGTCGGGTTCACCGGGGCCGGTCAACGCCCAGGCGTAGGTCGCCAGATGGGCGGCGGCCATCTGCGGCGCCACCATCTGCGACAACGGGTCGCGGGTCCGCAGGTACGCCTCACGCGCCTTGCCGAGGGCGTCGCCGTACAGTCCCACCTCGTTGTCCAGCCAGGCGATGAGGCCGAGCACGAACCCTTCGAAGACGACCAGCGCTCCCGAACTGAACCGCTCCATCAGCAGGTCGAGTTCGGCCCGTGCCTCGTCGATCCGGCCGGTGCGGCCCAGCCACATCGCGATGTACATGCGGGCCAGCGGCCAGACCTCGTGGCCCGCGCCCGGCTGGCTGTCCTCTTCCAGGATCGACCGCAGGAGCACCTCGCCCTCCTCGCCCCGGCCGGACTCCACGAGGGTGCCGGCGTACCTCGCCCGCAACACCAACACCTGCCCCTGGGCGCCGAGTTGCTCGGCGTACACCAACGCGCTGTGGTAGTCCTCGCCCGCGCGCCGGAAGTCGCCCTGCCGCTCGCGTGCCTCTCCGCGCGCCGAGAGCGCTTCGGCCGCACCCCACATGTCGCCGATCCGCGTGAAGATCTTCAGCGACTCGTCGGCATCCTGGGTGGCGTCGCCCGCCCAGTCGCTCCGGTTGGCCAGGATGTTGGCCCGCATCTGGAGCGCCATGGCCAGCTCCCAGACGTAGCCGTAGTCCCGGCAGGCCCGGACGGTCTCGTCGAGGACGGCCTTCAGCCGCTCCGCGTCACCGGCGACCACGATCGCGAAGAACCAGAGCGAACCGGGCAGCCGGCAGGTCTGCGGCAGTCCGGGCCTGTAGGCCTGCGCGACCCGGCTCAGCCGGTCGACGCTCTCCGGTGTGGTCCAGTCGTCGAACTCCTGGTCCGCCGTGGTGAGGTGGATCAGCCGTACGCCGCGCCGTGCCTCTTCGAGGAGCTCGGGCCCCATGGGCGGTGGCGCGTCGGTGCACCGCTCGTGCAGCGGCGGCGCCTGGGCGACCGGGGCCTCGAACGGGTCGGGGCCGAGTGCGGCGGTCACCTCCGACCAGTGCCTGGCATCGGCCCGCAGATCGCGCATCTGCCAGAACCAGGCCAGGGCGTGCACCAGGACCAGCGCCTCGTGTTCCGCCCGGGTGGCAACGGCGCGGCGCAGCGCGGTGCGCAGGTTCTCGTACTCGCGCTCCAGCAGGTCGATCGCCGCCCGCTGCCCGGGACCGCGCAGCCGGGCGTCGGCCAGCCGGGCCAACTCGCGGTAGTGGAC from Streptomyces sp. NBC_01267 harbors:
- a CDS encoding ATP-binding cassette domain-containing protein, with amino-acid sequence MYGMTRIDRNPGNGAQAVQVRGLVKHYGETKALDGVDLDVREGTVLGVLGPNGAGKTTLVRVLSTLLQPDSGSATVAGYDVLTQPRQLRRVIGLTGQYASVDEKLSGWENLYMIGRLLDLSRKDARHRADELLERFSLTEASKKAAMHYSGGMRRRLDLAASMIGSPSVLFLDEPTTGLDPRTRNEVWDEVQRMVAEGATVLITTQYMEEAEQLANELTVIDKGRVIANGKVNELKAKVGGRTLQIQPSDPGQLPAMARALAEAGLDGVAGSQAVPDEGLLNVPILSDEQLTAVVGLLASRGFGITNIGTHLPSLDEVFLAITGQKPTDTQDETNTLNQEVTV
- a CDS encoding ABC transporter permease → MSTATIEKPAPVTTAAANSEGRIGLRGNLRHIGALARRNALQIKADPESMFDVLLMPIIFTLLFVFVFGGAISGKGHQTQYVDYVVPGLMAMMGMNIAMAVGTGVNDDFKKGVMDRFRSMPIARSSVLIAKIVVEIGRMLVAITILLTVGFILGLTIHTSVLSLFAAIGLSLVFGASLMWIFILLGLTLKTAQAVQGMAMLVLMPLQFGSSIFAPPTTMPGWLQAFTDYNPLSNLADAARNLVNGGPVAHSVLMTLGWSVAITAITAPLAIRKFRKKT